In the genome of Bradyrhizobium sp. CB3481, the window AGCTTGGCGCGGTTCGGCGCCTCGCCGCGGCCGAGCGCAATGCCGAAGGCGAAATTGCGCGATTGGGGACTGGCGCAGCTCAGAACGAGATCGCCGAGACCCGACAGGCCGACCAGCGTTTCGGTGCGCGCGCCGCAGGCCCGGCCGAGGCGTGCCAGTTCGCTGAAGCCGCGCGTCGTCAGCGCTGCCAGTGCGGAGGCACCGAGCTGGCGGCCGACGACGATGCCGGCGGCGATCGCCAAGACGTTCTTGGCCGCGCCGCCGATCTCGACGCCGCGCACATCGGTGGTGTGATAGGGCCGGAACGTGGCCGAGCCCAGCGCCTGCACCAGGTCTGCTGCCAGTCCTTCATCCTTTGCGGCAAGCGTCACGGCGGTCGGCAGGCCACGTGCGACGTCGTCAGCGAAATTCGGCCCGGACAGGATGGCAGCAATCGCACTCGGCATCGTCTCGGCGATCACCTCGGTCATGAATTTGTGCGTGCCACGCTCGATGCCTTTGGCGCAGGCAACCACGGACGTCGAAGGCTTTATGAGCTGGGCAAGCGCAGTGGCGGCATCGCGCAAATGTTGTGCAGGTGTCGCCAGCAGGATGATATCCGCGCGCGCGGCCTCGGCCATGTCCGCGGTGACGCCAATGCTGGCATCGAGGCTGATGCCGGGAAGTTTTGGATTTTGCCGCGTCGCCCTGATCTGCGCGGCGGCCTCGGTGCTGCGCGCATAGAGCGTGACCTTGCGGCCGGCGCGGGTGGCGGCGCAGGCGAGCGCGGTGCCATACGCGCCGGCCCCGATCACTGCGACAGTGTTGAAAGATGCCACGTCAGAATCCCGCACGCGTTTTGGCGTAACCAGCCGGCGCCTTGGCGTTGGCATCGAGCAGCCAGCGCGCCCGCGGCGGTGCGTCCATCGTATCGGTGAGGCCGAGCGCCATCCGCTCCGCGCCGGCCCAGGCGATCATCGCGCCGTTGTCGGTGCAGAGTGCGGGCGGCGGAATGATCAGCGTGGTCTGCGCCTTCGCGGCAACCTCCTGCAGCGCGCCGCGGATGGCGTGGTTGGCGGCGACGCCGCCGGCGGCGACCAGCGCGCGCGGCGGGCCGAACCGTTCGTGAAATAATCTTAAACCGACGCTCAGGCGGTCCGCGGTCGATTCCAGCACCGCGGCCTGGAAGCTGGCGCAGAGATCGCTGACATCCTGCGGCTCCAGCGGCATCATGCGGCTGGCCTCGTTGCGCACCGCGGTCTTCAGCCCCGACAAGGAGAAATTCGCATCGGGGCGCCCGAGCATCGGCCGCGGAAAGGCAAAACGCCTGGGATCGCCGCTGCCGGCGGCGCGCTCGACCTCCGGTCCGCCCGGATAGGGCAGCGAAAGCATTTTGGCGACCTTGTCGAAGGCTTCGCCCATCGCGTCGTCGACCGTGGTGCCGAGCCGGACATATTCACCCACGCCGACAACGGCAACGATCTGGGTGTGGCCGCCGGAAGCCAGGAACAGGCAATAGGGAAAGGCGAGCGCGCAAGTGAGCCGCGGTGTCAGCGCATGAGCCTCGAGATGGTTGACCGCGATCAGCGGCGTATCGTGCACCATCGCAATGGCCTTGGCCGTAGTGAGGCCGACGATGACGCCGCCGATCAGGCCGGGGCCGGCGGCGGCCGCCACCGCCGACAATTCTGCGAAGCCGACATCAGCGTCCTTCATCGCCCGGCCGACGATGCCGTCGAGCAGGTCGACATGGGCGCGCGCGGCAATCTCCGGCACCACGCCGCCGAATCGGGCGTGTTCCGTCGTCTGCGAGCGCACGATATTCGACAAAATTCTTCCGCTGCCGTCGGGCAGGCGCCGGACCACCGCGGCTGCGGTTTCATCGCAGGTGGTCTCGATACCCAGCACCAGCATCGGCTTTTCGTTACTCAATTTCAGCCCTTGCGCGATCGGCAAAAACAACGTTTCGGTAACCGCGTAGCACTACGAGGTCGCAAGGTGCAATCGGGCCGAAATGGTTTTGGCGGAGATCTGACATATGGCCGTCCTCGTCACGCGACCAAGCCCGGACGATGATACGACCGCCAGCGCCCTGCGCGCGCGGGGCTTTGAGGTATTGTGCGCGCCGATGCTGCGGTTCGAAGCCATCCCGTTCCAGGACGACGCGGAGGCAAATTATGGCGCCGTCCTCGTCACCAGCGCCAACGCGCTACGCGCCGCAGCTCCGCAACTCGGGAACAGCCGGCTTCTCAGGCTGCCCCTGTTTGCGGTTGGAGAACACACCGCCGCCGCCGCGCGCGATGCCGGTTTCAGTGAGGTGATCGTCTCAAAGGGAGACGCCGGCGCGTTGCGTGAGCTGGTGCTGGCGGCTGCGAAATCGAAACAGCTCAAGAAGGCGAACCCGCTGCTGTACCTCGCAGGCGCCGATCTTGCGCGCGACCTTGCCAGTGAACTCGGCGACAAGGGATTTACCGTGGCGACGCGCACCACTTACCGGATGGTGCCGGCCCCGAGCCTGCCACGGGAGATATGTGACGCCTTTGTGGCTGATAGGATCGAGGCAGTGCTGCATTATTCACGGCGTAGCGCGCGGGCCTTTCTGGAGGCGGCGCGCGCCGGCGGCGTCGAAATCTCGGCGCTGGCGCTGCCGCAATGCTGCATCTCGGCGGCGGTCGCCGCAGTGTTGCGGGAGGCCGGCGCCAGCCAGGTTACGGCGGCGGAGTCGGCGGATGAAAATGCCCTGTTCGAGGCGCTGCAGCGGGCGCTGCAACGGCGAATTCGCACTAATCTTTAAGTCTAGCAGTGTCTTATCGGAAAACCGGTGCCGCCGCGGCCACTTCATGCTCTAACACGTCCCGATTCTGCTAAGTTCCGGCATCTAACCGTTCAAGGGAACCGCTGCGATGGTCGACAACAGGCCCGAAGACACTCAATCGCCGCCCGATTCTGGCCGCCCGAAGCGCGAGCCGCCGACCATCGACCTCGAAGCGGTGTCGAGCGAGACCAAGCGCGTGGTTGAGGCCTCGTCCGACCCGGCGGACGAGGCTGCCCCGGAGACGATGGCCGAGCCGGCGCCCGAAGCCGCCGCGCCCGCCGCTGCGCCGCCGGTATCGGAGCCGCCGTCGCGGCCGGCTTCGCCTTGGGTCGTCGCGCCGGTGTCCGGCGCAGTTGCGGCTGCGCTAGTGATCGGCGTCGGCTGGATGCTGGGCTGGCCCGCGATCCAGCCCGTCACCGTGCCGCCGGCCGCGCAGCAGAATGCCGCCGCCATCGATGGCCTGACCGCGCGTGTCGCCGGCCTCGAGGCCAAGGCGGGCAAGGTCGTTGCCGATCCGCGCACCGAGGCGCTGGAAAAATCGCTGGCGACGCTGCGCGGCGAACTCGCGACGACGCGTGCGCAAGGTGACAAGCTGGCGGCCACGCTGAACGAGGTGCGGTCCGCGCCGCGTGCTGATGGCGCCGTATCGCCGGATCTCACCGCGTTTGCGGAGCGCCTTGGAAAAATCGAGAACCAGATGCGCGCGCAAAGCGCCGAGATCGCGCAGCAAGGCAGCAAGCTCGCCAACACGCAAAGTGCCGATGCCAAGGCTGCGAGCGATATGCCGTGGCGGCGCGTGCTGGCCGCGGCGCTGCTCGACGTGCTGGTGCGGGTCGGCGATCCCTACCCTGTCGCGCTTGCGACGGCAAAATCGCTGGCACCGAATCCGGATGCGCTGAAGCCACTCGAACCATTTGCCGAGAAGGGCGTGCCGAACGCGAACAGGCTGAGCACGGAGCTCTTGGCCCTGGTCCCGAAGCTGACGCCGGCGCAGCAGCAGGCCGCCGCCACGACCGGCACCGGCATTGTCGATCGCCTGCAGGCGGGCGCGGCCAAGCTCGTCAAGATCGAGCGCACCGATACTGCCGGCACCGACCGCGGCGCCGTGGTGGCGCGGATCACCGCGGCGGCGCTGCGCAATGATTTCAACGAGGCACGGCGCGAATTGAAGACGCTTTCACCGGAAGATCGCGCGCCGGTGCAAAGCTGGCTCGATCGGGCCGATGCGCGCGACGCGGCGCTGGCTGCTTCCCGTCAGTTTGCGAGCGAGGCCATGGCCGTGCTCGCCAAACCGTCGGAATAGGAATTTTATTAACGCTGGGATTTCGATGATCCGGATCATTCTTTTTCTGTTGTTGATCGCGCTCGGCGCAGCGGGCGCAGCCTGGATTGCCGAACAAACCGGCGATGTCGTGCTGTCGTGGGGCGGCTATCGCGTCCAGACCACGCTGCCGGTATTCGTGCTGGCGCTCGGCATCGTCATCGTCGTGGCGATGATGGTGTGGGCGATCGTGCGCGGCCTCTGGCGCACCCCGGCGCGCCTCCGCCGCAACCGGCGCGAGCGGCGCCTGGCGCGC includes:
- the tsaD gene encoding tRNA (adenosine(37)-N6)-threonylcarbamoyltransferase complex transferase subunit TsaD, coding for MLVLGIETTCDETAAAVVRRLPDGSGRILSNIVRSQTTEHARFGGVVPEIAARAHVDLLDGIVGRAMKDADVGFAELSAVAAAAGPGLIGGVIVGLTTAKAIAMVHDTPLIAVNHLEAHALTPRLTCALAFPYCLFLASGGHTQIVAVVGVGEYVRLGTTVDDAMGEAFDKVAKMLSLPYPGGPEVERAAGSGDPRRFAFPRPMLGRPDANFSLSGLKTAVRNEASRMMPLEPQDVSDLCASFQAAVLESTADRLSVGLRLFHERFGPPRALVAAGGVAANHAIRGALQEVAAKAQTTLIIPPPALCTDNGAMIAWAGAERMALGLTDTMDAPPRARWLLDANAKAPAGYAKTRAGF
- a CDS encoding uroporphyrinogen-III synthase, with product MAVLVTRPSPDDDTTASALRARGFEVLCAPMLRFEAIPFQDDAEANYGAVLVTSANALRAAAPQLGNSRLLRLPLFAVGEHTAAAARDAGFSEVIVSKGDAGALRELVLAAAKSKQLKKANPLLYLAGADLARDLASELGDKGFTVATRTTYRMVPAPSLPREICDAFVADRIEAVLHYSRRSARAFLEAARAGGVEISALALPQCCISAAVAAVLREAGASQVTAAESADENALFEALQRALQRRIRTNL
- a CDS encoding NAD(P)H-dependent glycerol-3-phosphate dehydrogenase, producing MASFNTVAVIGAGAYGTALACAATRAGRKVTLYARSTEAAAQIRATRQNPKLPGISLDASIGVTADMAEAARADIILLATPAQHLRDAATALAQLIKPSTSVVACAKGIERGTHKFMTEVIAETMPSAIAAILSGPNFADDVARGLPTAVTLAAKDEGLAADLVQALGSATFRPYHTTDVRGVEIGGAAKNVLAIAAGIVVGRQLGASALAALTTRGFSELARLGRACGARTETLVGLSGLGDLVLSCASPQSRNFAFGIALGRGEAPNRAKLAEGEFTAPVLIELAASQNVDMPVSKAVAAILSGKITIDAAIEGLMTRPFKAEE